In the Euphorbia lathyris chromosome 5, ddEupLath1.1, whole genome shotgun sequence genome, one interval contains:
- the LOC136229978 gene encoding protein LAZY 1 — protein sequence MKLLGWMHRKFRQNSSEPLKDFALGHACNCLIGQPPLDDQQQYYTKQNYGNNSNKQFKQAQKEHLRNSFAGLEAARVEEEEEEGDYYEEESSTASSMNELFHGFLAIGTLGSTDPATPTFAISVDNITEKETEVTENELKYINDELEKVLGAEARDDSCNDSSGRNSYVSTGRSSHGSTITLSGKPIIEGQETNLNGTATCPLQGYLFGSAIELSETTTTVAKKEHRTSLGELFQKTKLTEENFGSNEKRMDKETDKSAVNLMKKILKKKMLHSSPRSSNAASGTVDSASAEKKVHKILHMFHRKVHPETSTSSKKSDKPQKNENKKNINNGGHNHSGQMLPDDEYITVIPPRVLSKRSMRRYMSQSNPPQFTLNSSDSDGSRECWIKTDADYLVLEL from the exons ATGAAG TTACTAGGTTGGATGCACAGAAAGTTTCGGCAGAACAGCAGTGAACCACTGAAGGATTTTGCTCTTG GCCATGCATGCAATTGTCTTATAGGACAGCCACCACTTGATGATCAACAACAGTACTACACAAAGCAAAACTATGGTAACAACAGTAACAAACAATTCAAGCAAGCACAGAAAGAACACCTTAGAAATTCATTTGCTGGTCTGGAAGCAGCAAGagtagaagaggaagaagaagaaggagattaCTATGAAGAGGAATCATCAACAGCTTCTTCAATGAATGAGTTATTCCATGGCTTTCTTGCAATTGGTACCCTTGGTTCTACTGACCCTGCAACACCAACATTTGCCATCTCTGTTGACAACATAACAGAAAAAGAaactgaagttaccgagaacgAACTGAAGTACATTAACGATGAGTTGGAGAAAGTTCTCGGAGCTGAAGCTAGAGATGATAGTTGCAATGACTCATCAGGAAGAAACAGTTATGTTAGTACAGGGAGAAGCAGTCATGGTAGCACTATTACCCTTAGTGGCAAACCAATAATTGAAGGTCAAGAGACCAATCTGAATGGCACAgcaacttgtcctctccaagggTATCTTTTTGGTTCAGCAATTGAACTATCAGAAACAACAACAACTGTGGCAAAGAAGGAACATAGGACATCGCTTGGTGAGTTATTCCAGAAGACTAAATTAACAGAAGAGAATTTCGGCAGTAATGAAAAGCGTATGGACAAGGAAACTGATAAATCTGCTGTGAATCTTATGAAAAAGATATTGAAGAAGAAAATGCTCCATTCTTCTCCTAGAAGCTCTAATGCTGCTTCTGGTACTGTTGATTCTGCTTCAGCAGAAAAAAAAGTACACAAG ATCCTACATATGTTCCACAGAAAAGTACATCCTGAGACCTCGACATCCTCAAAGAAGTCAGATAAGCCCCAAAAAAATGAGAATAAGAAGAACATCAACAATGGAGGACACAACCATAGTGGTCAGATGCTTCCAGATGATGAATACATAACGGTAATTCCTCCAAGGGTTCTGTCAAAGAGGAGCATGAGGCGCTACATGAGTCAATCAAACCCACCTCAATTTACTCTAAACAGCAGTGATTCAGATGGAAGCAGGGAATGCTGGATCAAAACAGATGCTGACT ACCTGGTGTTGGAGCTCTAA